Proteins encoded by one window of Aspergillus puulaauensis MK2 DNA, chromosome 4, nearly complete sequence:
- a CDS encoding uncharacterized protein (COG:S;~EggNog:ENOG410PJ2B;~InterPro:IPR018823;~PFAM:PF13515,PF10337;~TransMembrane:12 (i12-32o38-56i68-87o124-143i155-177o189-210i577-600o606-622i629-648o654-670i677-694o722-744i)), translated as MSKLWAKYGIDFGTFLVIAKGALPAVICVAMYEATPVANLYTTLGYLNSIVAALSFSFLPRAKFLQMSILNVIGTCIGAAFSLLLMYCSTQARVHTTPPEEMAQLMQALSESASDPSRGSILSLPYNSSASAVCGIWLFFGIWISTSIRARRPQLIFPVVMFSIVINVSATYGTVLPTMKMAESFVREVLLSMLTGLGISFGVGIFFIPITSRMSARKMIVGYIALLKRAIRAEHEQVKLLNSRRIYRVETSTTSMQVPPNKSPSVSDTLQQLASTHRALETEINCVAREVEFNRLSTDNFREIFSNLGAVAFQVRGLDTIADALEQNAAIQEQRMNEGSDMTGDGEAHNNQISVAIYRNANTLFAEVAGLVEESLDHFLITFQMGPSSLRKKQQHKDAGDDTRDPGYFPGGGSFSTYLERRLHNIHTQALENLQNVRLLSQRQPSSGDTEDIAHGLDGSSIEELYLLLHMQAMLQSTGKCALIFVQAADRIRGDEKSFKNALRYPTLQTLKLWMGSLLMTHTTDIHSMDRSAKSTFGDLYHGMRDPERESPETWWERLISSFEKFYHFLGSEDSQLGFRAACATMSIAIVAFLASSQVFFIKQRLIWASITVAVALTTSSGSATRGLFWRVVGTVAAMVLSIVNYYIVDGKTPGIIVFLFVFLCFDMYIMVKFPRYLIAGLLGLVTQVLIIGYELQVRKIGQQLAETSGQPVYPIYEIAPYRLLAVIGGCFSAFIWTIFPSAVTDAYRIRTKLGLSLDLLAQYYTCSQVVWDIDLRALAEPDSPDPNPWQREELVKMRTKVFSEILVLIEEVKQHLNDSFWDPRRGGKFPKKRYTQLTYEIQSIVSHLGLISTTANLLPDALKEDARPKSDKDWRNTLVQLLLSRQSSEVVCTFSMLAASLSDGKPLPPCSVPALYSTSPDTNKLLSLGYMAEPGFIVYAAPRVVSELWRNQLKSVIENVRYLVGEFRFSVLE; from the exons ATGTCGAAGCTGTGGGCTAAATATGGGATCGATTTCGGAACATTCCTGGTCATCGCCAA GGGAGCGTTACCAGCAGTGATATGTGTTGCCATGTATGAGGCGACCCCGGTTGCCAATCTCTACACGACTCTGGGATATCTGAATAGTATTGTCGCTgccctcagcttcagctttcTGCCTCGAGCCAAGTTCCTCCAAATGTCTATTCTCAATGTG ATTGGAACGTGTATTGGAGCAGCTTTCTCACTGCTCCTCATGTACTGCTCAACTCAAGCCCGTGTCCATACAACGCCCCCAGAAGAGATGGCGCAGCTGATGCAGGCACTGTCCGAGTCGGCATCAGACCCTTCGCGGGGCAGCATACTGTCCCTGCCATACAActcttcggcttcagcaGTTTGCGGAATctggctcttcttcggcatctG GATATCCACTTCCATTCGAG CGCGACGCCCGCAACTGATATTCCCTGTCGTCATGTTCAGTATAGTCATCAATGTCTCTGCAACATACGGCACTGTCCTTCCGACAATGAAGATGGCCGAGTCGTTTGTGAGGGAGGTACTGCTAAGCATGCTAACCGGCCTGGGGATATCATTTGGTGTCGGGATattcttcatccccatcacgTCCCGCATGTCTGCGCGCAAAATGATTGTCGGATACATCGCCCTACTCAAGCGCGCCATCCGTGCCGAGCATGAACAGGTGAAGCTTTTGAACTCACGCCGGATCTATCGAGTTGAAACTTCAACTACATCGATGCAGGTGCCTCCGAACAAGTCTCCCAGTGTATCCGACACCTTGCAACAGCTCGCATCCACACATCGTGCGCTTGAGACGGAAATAAACTGCGTCGCGCGGGAGGTAGAGTTCAACAGACTGAGTACTGACAATTTTAGGGAAATATTTTCCAACCTTGGAGCAGTTGCGTTCCAGGTTCGAGGCCTTGATACCATTGCAGACGCACTCGAGCAGAACGCGGCCATCCAGGAGCAGCGCATGAATGAAGGTTCTGATATGACCGGTGACGGTGAGGCCCATAATAATCAGATATCCGTCGCGATCTACCGGAATGCCAATACTCTCTTCGCCGAGGTGGCTGGGCTAGTGGAGGAGTCGCTCGATCATTTCCTTATCACCTTCCAAATGGGGCCTTCTTCGCTAaggaagaagcagcagcataaGGATGCTGGTGACGATACGCGAGACCCTGGCTATTTCCCTGGTGGGGGTTCCTTTTCAACTTACCTGGAGCGGAGGCTACACAATATTCACACTCAGGCGCTGGAGAATCTGCAGAATGTGCGCTTGCTTTCACAGAGACAGCCCAGCAGCGGTGACACTGAAGATATAGCCCACGGTCTCGACGGCTCAAGTATTGAAGAGCTGTATCTTTTACTCCAC ATGCAAGCCATGCTTCAGTCGACTGGGAAATGTGCTCTTATATTCGTCCAGGCAGCCGATCGCATAAGAGGAGATGAAAAGTCGTTTAAGAATGCTCTCCGATACCCGACTCTCCAAACATTGAAGCTTTGGATGGGCAGTCTGCTCATGACACACACCACCGATATCCACAGCATGGATAGATCGGCCAAGTCGACCTTTGGAGATCTGTACCACGGGATGAGAGATCCAGAGCGCGAATCCCCTGAGACGTGGTGGGAGCGGTTAATCTCCAGCTTCGAGAAATTCTACCACTTCTTGGGCTCCGAAGATTCTCAACTTGGATTCCGTGCGGCGTGTGCGACCATGTCCATTGCAATCGTGGCTTTCCTGGCATCCAGCCAGGTGTTCTTCATCAAGCAGCGCTTGATATGGGCATCAATTACAGTCGCCGTGGCTCTAACAACATCCTCGGGGTCCGCTACTCGCGGCCTATTCTGGCGAGTTGTTGGAACTGTGGCGGCAATGGTTCTGTCTATCGTCAATTACTATATTGTGGATGGGAAAACTCC CGGCATAATTGTATTTCTATTCGTCTTCCTATGCTTCG ATATGTACATCATGGTCAAGTTTCCGCGATACCTGATTGCCGGCTTGCTAGGCCTCGTTACCCAGGTTCTTATCATTGG TTATGAACTGCAAGTCCGTAAGATTGGCCAGCAACTAGCAGAAACAAGCGGCCAGCCGGTGTATCCGATCTATGAGATTGCCCCTTACC GACTTCTTGCTGTTATTGGAGGCTGCTTCTCTGCGTTCATATGGACAATATTCCCGTCTGCAGTCACTGATGCTTACCGAATTCGCACCAAGCTGGGCCTGTCATTAGACCTCCTTGCCCAGTACTATACATGTTCACAGGTAGTGTGGGATATTGATCTGAGAGCATTAGCCGAGCCCGATAGCCCAGACCCAAATCCGTGGCAGAGGGAAGAGCTTGTCAAGATGAGAACGAAGGTATTTTCAGAGATCCTTGTTCTTATTGAGGAGGTTAAACAACACTTGAATGATTCATTCTGGGATCCACGACGGGGTGGGAAGTTTCCAAAGAAGAGATACACACAACTCACCTACGAGATCCAAAG CATCGTGAGCCATCTTGGGCTGATATCGACTACGGCAAACTTACTACCAGACGCTTTAAAAGAAGATGCCCGGCCCAAGTCCGACAAGGATTGGAGGAATActctcgtccagctcctgctATCGAGACAGTCCAGCGAAGTTGTCTGTACCTTTTCAATGCTCGCAGCATCCCTCAGTGATGGAAAGCCTCTTCCGCCTTGTTCCGTGCCAGCCTTATACAGTACCTCGCCAGACACGAATAAGTTGCTATCTCTGGGCTACATGGCAGAGCCGGGATTTATTGTCTACGCGGCACCACGAGTTGTGTCTGAATTATGGAGGAACCAACTTAAAAGCGTTATCGA GAATGTTCGCTATTTGGTTGGAGAATTCAGATTCTCTGTCCTGGAGTAG
- a CDS encoding zinc-binding alcohol dehydrogenase family protein (COG:C;~EggNog:ENOG410PMCP;~InterPro:IPR013154,IPR013149,IPR036291,IPR011032, IPR020843;~PFAM:PF00107,PF08240;~go_function: GO:0016491 - oxidoreductase activity [Evidence IEA];~go_process: GO:0055114 - oxidation-reduction process [Evidence IEA]) has product MDYTPYQSCNYTMQALVGNRSIVTRVSNYVCGSSSGDGVKVATVPVPEINDNEILVRVGCVALNPTDFKHVDVVAPRGAIIGCDYSGAVAKVGPKAPGNWTVGDRVAGWTHGGLYPDRGSFAEYLKIPGDLAWKPPPSVSDEQATTFGVSAVTAMLALNVRLNVPWIDPGPVTGKSDTPILIYSGATAAGLYAIQLAKLAGLKVVTTASPRSHDLVKEYGADDVFDYRSPTAVEDITHAYPNIDRAMDCFSEAGSTEFCAKVLHNSRGRVVTLLDPGKTDIDGVEIDFMLAYSVFNQEFQWLPPFGPKFARKPSDHEALRRFYGALPDISKQLKTPPLKKIDGGLEGLPPGLDLLRQGKVSGTKLVSFLN; this is encoded by the coding sequence ATGGACTACACCCCATATCAATCCTGTAACTACACCATGCAAGCCTTAGTCGGGAACCGCTCGATCGTCACTCGGGTCTCAAACTACGTTTGCGGCAGCTCCTCGGGAGACGGCGTCAAGGTCGCCACCGTTCCTGTCCCCGAGATAAACGACAACGAGATCCTCGTCCGAGTTGGATGCGTGGCTCTCAATCCCACAGACTTCAAACATGTCGACGTTGTCGCCCCGCGAGGAGCGATCATTGGCTGTGACTACTCGGGTGCTGTCGCAAAGGTCGGCCCCAAAGCGCCCGGTAACTGGACGGTCGGGGACAGAGTCGCTGGCTGGACCCATGGCGGACTCTATCCAGATCGAGGCTCTTTCGCAGAGTACCTGAAGATCCCCGGCGACCTGGCCTGGAAGCCACCTCCTTCTGTGAGCGACGAACAAGCGACCACATTTGGGGTCTCGGCTGTGACTGCCATGCTGGCCTTGAACGTCCGACTCAACGTCCCTTGGATCGACCCAGGTCCAGTTACAGGAAAATCAGATACGCCAATCCTCATATACTCCGGCGCAACAGCTGCTGGTCTCTACGCAATACAGCTTGCAAAGCTAGCCGGCTTGAAGGTTGTTACAACCGCATCCCCGCGCTCGCATGACTTGGTAAAAGAGTACGGTGCCGACGATGTCTTCGACTATCGATCACCCACCGCCGTGGAAGACATTACCCACGCGTATCCCAATATTGACAGAGCCATGGACTGCTTTTCAGAGGCCGGCTCAACCGAATTCTGCGCCAAGGTTCTTCACAACAGCCGAGGCCGCGTTGTCACGTTGTTGGACCCAGGGAAGACCGACATTGATGGCGTTGAAATCGACTTCATGCTTGCTTATTCCGTCTTCAATCAGGAGTTTCAGTGGCTTCCTCCTTTTGGGCCAAAGTTTGCCAGGAAACCGTCCGACCACGAAGCTCTGCGCCGATTCTACGGCGCGTTGCCAGATATATCGAAGCAGCTCAAAACGCCACCACTCAAGAAGATTGATGGCGGGTTAGAAGGCCTGCCTCCCGGTCTCGACTTGCTGCGTCAGGGCAAGGTTTCTGGTACTAAACTGGTCTCGTTTCTTAATTGA
- a CDS encoding uncharacterized protein (COG:S;~EggNog:ENOG410PIKI) has product MVKKTKPGRAQIQIPMDQLPIQTRLNVKKYTPDSCNDALHGRKVPIGLGYELTRACVIRGIRHHPGFARELHGVSPDLTRALNARDIMSGIIPAMSESDPAETPYCIWHPDIPNEDTLRALVKRYPNMIYHAARACAVAGYIDLYKELNLLPEVHVAEEALHAAVGRSNKGSEEIWQNIASHPVKFAIMNDYTRTVDFANPRPATLNGDTAVYSSLTGGREHLEPMELDRFHHGYRRHYRKYYFNITEDWCIDDHDHDHEAPNPLESYYPFLYGPLPADLPPINKDKLIQVAAYCGDIDRYTRLRRPQMVEDEFGCILRGIYHNPFWAKWWSTQVLNDPTARFTKWEEALIQRVINGRRTMSDDVTWVTADTPKDLLPLNIWFPQQACEETYERLANIRPDMLFRCLYACIVADYQDLWDRLLRYSPRKGAPQQIQPVTESEAQERKLQKLAKLVGPSLWMEAKDSRNDHYRQDIKAAVPNQLEYLEWEYGEVANALLRTRARYLYSPGSSSIDRWVDRNDPVHVSPGSLSGYDGAGPTLPALDFAVFFRDVVGVDNEVWRDDPNGRLEMDEVYELLEHRRDPTQ; this is encoded by the coding sequence ATGGTCAAGAAAACCAAACCGGGGAGggcccaaatccaaatccccATGGACCAACTGCCCATCCAGACCAGACTCAACGTCAAAAAGTACACGCCTGATTCGTGCAATGATGCTCTCCACGGCCGAAAGGTCCCGATAGGACTTGGCTACGAGCTGACCCGGGCTTGTGTCATTCGCGGTATTCGGCACCACCCTGGTTTTGCTCGTGAGCTGCATGGAGTCAGTCCAGATCTCACGCGTGCATTGAACGCTCGGGATATCATGAGCGGCATTATCCCAGCCATGTCAGAGTCTGATCCTGCTGAAACCCCTTACTGCATCTGGCACCCAGACATTCCAAACGAGGATACTCTGCGAGCCCTGGTCAAAAGGTATCCCAACATGATTTACCATGCCGCTCGTGCCTGCGCAGTCGCGGGATACATTGACCTATACAAGGagctcaacctccttccGGAAGTCCATGTCGCAGAGGAAGCCCTGCATGCGGCTGTGGGAAGAAGTAACAAGGGCAGTGAGGAGATCTGGCAGAATATTGCGTCCCATCCAGTCAAATTCGCCATCATGAATGATTACACGCGGACAGTTGACTTTGCTAACCCTCGACCTGCAACTCTCAACGGCGACACGGCCGTGTATTCGAGCCTTACTGGCGGCCGCGAACACCTAGAGCCCATGGAACTCGACCGTTTTCACCACGGCTACAGGCGTCATTATCGGAAATACTATTTCAATATCACAGAGGACTGGTGTATAGATGACCATGACCACGACCATGAGGCACCTAATCCCCTGGAGAGCTACTATCCGTTTCTCTATGGGCCGCTCCCAGCTGACCTGCCACCCATCAACAAGGACAAACTGATCCAGGTGGCTGCATATTGCGGCGACATTGATCGATACACTCGTTTGCGGAGACCACAGATGGTTGAAGACGAGTTCGGTTGCATCCTCCGGGGCATCTACCATAACCCGTTCTGGGCAAAATGGTGGAGCACGCAGGTCCTTAACGATCCGACAGCGAGGTTCACCAAGTGGGAGGAAGCACTTATCCAGCGCGTGATCAACGGCCGCCGAACCATGTCGGACGATGTTACCTGGGTCACGGCCGACACTCCCAAAGACCTGCTGCCTCTGAACATCTGGTTCCCCCAGCAGGCTTGTGAAGAAACATACGAGAGACTGGCCAACATCAGACCGGATATGCTATTCCGATGTCTCTACGCATGCATCGTGGCCGATTACCAGGACCTGTGGGATCGGCTGCTCCGGTATTCACCCCGAAAGGGCGCGCCTCAACAGATCCAGCCTGTAACAGAGAGTGAAGCTCAAGAGCGGAAGCTCCAGAAACTTGCTAAACTGGTCGGCCCTTCCTTGTGGATGGAGGCCAAGGATTCGCGGAATGATCACTATCGACAAGATATCAAGGCCGCTGTTCCCAACCAGCTCGAGTACCTCGAATGGGAATACGGGGAAGTGGCCAACGCGCTTCTTCGTACACGCGCgaggtatttatattctcCTGGGTCAAGCAGCATCGACAGATGGGTCGACCGGAATGATCCAGTTCATGTTTCGCCAGGTTCGCTAAGTGGATATGACGGGGCAGGCCCTACTTTGCCTGCACTGGACTTTgctgtcttcttcagggACGTCGTGGGCGTGGACAATGAGGTCTGGAGAGACGATCCCAATGGTCGTCTTGAGATGGATGAAGTGTATGAATTACTAGAGCACCGTAGAGATCCTACGCAATAA
- a CDS encoding uncharacterized protein (COG:S;~EggNog:ENOG410PQ5T;~InterPro:IPR010640;~PFAM:PF06772;~TransMembrane:13 (o42-60i72-89o101-123i135-158o164-187i196-219o225-243i264-281o293-313i320-340o444-465i477-502o508-528i)), translating to MLPLLKTPLTGPPVDGAATLDTHDETLFDNPQFEHYEATSNIQLFFDLFFVANLSSFTVVHEINSKESLESYIGFVCVLWFTWCQVTLYDVRFATDSIFERIAHACHFGVMVGFCVVSPNFLADDGWGPLQQLSLLLMASRLTLFAQYGTTLFFTWRYKQTCAPLIIVMASLLLAAMVYLGISFAFYHRVHWHSYVAWYIIAVTEVVINVLVAALWPALSLWRTHLVERMTCLTLIILGEGILGLTKTITKIMKLDKKFISADIGMLISAVLLIYLFYQLYFDSIRLQTLGSYRQHFCAILHFPFHLALCLVMEGINQTLLWAHIVGTITSLFNPLLYGIENGTVPTAKLQTMLSDLFTDIFSRFETTDVVYQQAFTSLNETLALDPNESPIQFLNASFSAIMLSAKTVVENFGWEIPTEIEGEGPLVFAETFDAVLRVFNLTFGYFAVCTGLVIIFSSVFWILCSDHTTGASLPRYISTAVNMLVGLAIALLSILTVASAAENLGETAWCLPALMLIMLGLIVINHLPRGYYTPKIEEHA from the exons ATGCTTCCCTTGCTCAAGACCCCGCTG ACGGGCCCTCCAGTGGACGGTGCAGCTACCCTGGACACCCACGACGAAACCCTGTTCGACAACCCCCAGTTTGAGCACTACGAAGCCACGTCGAACATCCAACTCTTCTTCGATCTGTTCTTCGTCGCGAACCTGTCCTCCTTTACGGTGGTCCACGAGATCAACAGCAAAGAGA GCCTGGAGTCGTATATTGGATTCGTCTGCGTCCTGTGGTTTACCTGGTGCCAGGTCACTTTATATGATGTCCGCTTCGCTACAGACAGCATCTTCGAACGCATTGCCCATGCCTGCCACTTTGGCGTCATGGTTGGCTTCTGCGTCGTCTCACCCAACTTCCTGGCAGACGATGGCTGGGgccctctgcagcagctttCCCTTCTGCTCATGGCCAGTCGCTTGACGCTATTTGCTCAGTATGGAACCACTCTATTCTTTACATGGCGGTATAAGCAGACATGCGCGCCTCTTATCATCGTGATGGCGTCTCTGCTCCTGGCGGCGATGGTATATCTTGGAATATCATTTGCGTTTTATCACCGCGTGCATTGGCACTCATATGTGGCCTGGTATATCATTGCCGTCACCGAAGTTGTCATCAACGTACTTGTCGCAGCCTTATGGCCA GCACTCTCCCTGTGGAGAACACATCTGGTCGAGAGAATGACCTGCCTGACTCTTATCATT CTGGGCGAAGGCATTCTCGGCCTGACCAAGACCATTACCAAAATAATGAAGCTGGATAAAAAGTTCATCTCGGCTGATATTGGGATGCTGATATCTGCCGTTTTGCTGATT TATTTATTCTACCAGCTCTACTTTGACAGTATCCGCCTACAGACCTTGGGGTCCTATCGGCAGCATTTCTGTGCCATCCTGCACTTCCCATTTCACCTCGCCCTGTGCCTGGTCATGGAGGGCATAAACCAGACGCTGCTGTGGGCCCATATCGTTGGAACCATTACCTCACTCTTCAACCCTCTACTATATGGGATTGAGAACGGAACAGTACCCACAGCGAAACTGCAAACGATGCTCAGCGACCTGTTTACTGATATCTTCAGTCGCTTTGAGACAACGGACGTTGTTTATCAACAGGCGTTCACTTCCCTCAATGAGACCTTGGCCTTGGACCCCAATGAAAGCCCCATTCAATTCCTGAatgcttccttctccgcgATCATGCTGTCTGCCAAAACAGTCGTGGAAAACTTTGGATGGGAGATACCAACCGAGATAGAGGGAGAGGGTCCACTCGTCTTCGCGGAGACCTTTGACGCGGTACTGCGAGTATTCAACTTGACCTTTG GCTACTTCGCCGTCTGCACTGGCCTGGTCATTATTTTCTCCAGTGTATTCTGGATCCTCTGCTCCGACCACACTACTGGGGCTTCCCTCCCGCGGTACATCTCTACTGCAGTTAACATGCTTGTCGGTCTGGCTATTGCCTTGCTTAGCATCTTGACTGTTGCGAGTGCTGCAGAGAACCTGGGAGAGACAGCTTGGTGTCTCCCAGCACTTATGCTCATTATGCTTGGAC TGATTGTGATAAACCACCTTCCTCGGGGGTACTACACACCGAAGATCGAAGAACATGCGTAG
- a CDS encoding Zn(II)2Cys6 transcription factor domain-containing protein (COG:S;~EggNog:ENOG410PSUW;~InterPro:IPR036864,IPR021858,IPR001138;~PFAM:PF00172;~go_function: GO:0000981 - DNA-binding transcription factor activity, RNA polymerase II-specific [Evidence IEA];~go_function: GO:0008270 - zinc ion binding [Evidence IEA];~go_process: GO:0006355 - regulation of transcription, DNA-templated [Evidence IEA]), which produces MPNTGRPSRDCHHCRQRRVRCDLVRPGCGQCQRKGQPCPGYRDELDQRFRTQNVDSFSTRRSGSRRKAKDEAFSRHSGKMVETIPVTKATLPPQFMLSESWNEHLMPLVIHKLSSDAVDGSVCHTIFTAVLHVVSSAQPGSAIFRVCDAIGRVYIANLTNSPLARVQQARAYGGAIATIKDSLQNPQQSASRETIVSVLLLCIYELLSAPDTHSILASPSWSIHTRGMIALLEYQQGTGSCKPEDRSLFLAIFSTVQRQTLIMSQDYSWEFLSWIRAFYRLCVAADLWIARTVIFAYHCSRLCVAIQELIDIGNPDALLAIYPSIMHHVDNVDNETAHLSHYRPLGDSVIDTPTIGVPLSSAVPDRGLLIYQKTFRLQLSMQAHKLLSIASEEANCTPEQRVHIGEARTRCTKEYQSIADQVLARLAVATGHDVAEGSGTSVKPLGLLYIFHIVWPLQLIASSPMSSEKETRQARALLEGIHKQSRRL; this is translated from the exons ATGCCAAACACCGGTCGGCCGAGTCGAGACTGCCATCACTGTCGACAGCGCCGGGTCAGG TGCGATCTTGTACGACCTGGATGCGGCCAGTGTCAGCGAAAGGGGCAGCCCTGTCCTGGCTATCGTGACGAATTGGACCAGCGCTTCCGGACCCAGAATGTCGATTCCTTTTCGACAAGACGATCTGGTTCCCGCCGTAAAGCCAAAGATGAAGCATTCAGCCGTCATTCTGGGAAGATGGTGGAGACTATCCCCGTCACCAAGGCCACATTGCCT CCACAATTTATGCTTTCGGAGTCTTGGAATGAGCACTTGATGCCGCTTGTCATACACAAACTGTCGTCCGATGCGGTCGACGGCAGTGTCTGCCACACAATCTTCACTGCAGTCCTACATGTCGTGTCCAGTGCACAACCAGGCTCTGCCATTTTCAGAGTCTGCGATGCTATTGGACGTGTTTATATTGCTAATCTGACAAATTCGCCGTTGGCAAGGGTCCAACAAGCTCGTGCGTACGGCGGAGCCATTGCTACCATCAAGGACAGTCTGCAGAATCCTCAGCAGTCTGCGAGTAGAGAGACAATCGTCAGTGTCTTATTATTGTGCATTTATGAG cttctttccgCTCCCGACACCCATTCAATACTCGCGTCCCCCTCCTGGTCCATTCACACCCGGGGCATGATAGCGTTGCTCGAGTATCAACAGGGCACAGGCAGCTGCAAGCCAGAGGACAGGTCActtttcctcgccatcttcagcacCGTC CAACGTCAGACTCTTATAATGAGCCAGGACTATTCGTGGGAGTTTCTGTCTTGGATACGAGCCTTCTACAGATTGTGCGTGGCAGCAGACCTTTGGATAGCCCGTACTGTAATCTTTGCCTACCACTGCAGCCGCCTCTGCGTGGCCATTCAGGAGCTCATCGATATCGGCAACCCAGACGCATTGCTCGCCATTTATCCTTCAATCATGCACCATGTTGACAACGTTGACAATGAAACAGCACACTTGTCCCATTACAGGCCTCTTGGTGACTCTGTAATAGACACGCCAACCATCGGGGTTCCTCTATCCTCTGCAGTTCCCGATCGTGGGCTGCTGATCTATCAAAAGACCTTTCGCTTACAACTATCAATGCAAGCTCATAAGCTTCTCTCTATAGCATCTGAAGAAGCCAACTGTACGCCCGAGCAACGCGTTCACATTGGCGAAGCTCGGACACGATGCACAAAGGAGTACCAGTCCATTGCAGACCAAGTCCTGGCCAGACTAGCTGTAGCTACTGGTCACGATGTCGCGGAGGGCTCTGGCACCTCTGTGAAGCCACTGGGGTTGTTGTATATATTCCACATAGTGTGGCCGTTGCAGCTGATTGCATCGTCGCCCATGTCATCAGAGAAGGAGACGCGTCAAGCTCGTGCGCTACTGGAGGGTATCCATAAACAGAGCAGGCGGTTATAA
- the PEX11_2 gene encoding PEX11 family protein (COG:U;~EggNog:ENOG410PJZK;~InterPro:IPR008733;~PFAM:PF05648;~TransMembrane:2 (i139-159o201-226i);~go_component: GO:0005779 - integral component of peroxisomal membrane [Evidence IEA];~go_process: GO:0016559 - peroxisome fission [Evidence IEA]) — protein sequence MHTEKKTSAVATECSPLAHSLRFLATTTGRDKILRSVQYFSRFYCWYLHRAQHSQNGINLQAISNQFEVTRKILRIGTFIEKFNAASTAYSRNSTDTLLRYLTVAHHIGYGGYLALDNILAIDAAGVRKLATAKKLKKLAYRSWMAGLICSIVAGIYSLCKLQKKKDMEGTSEAKRTQKARYNTSAQLVANLCDLTLPISVLGYAALGDGVVGMAGTISSLIGAWFQWRKTAMVESQSWS from the exons ATGCAtacagaaaagaagacatCTGCAGTTGCGACCGAGTGCTCTCCTTTGGCGCATTCACTGCGCTTTCTTGCTACGACAA CTGGGCGTGACAAGATTCTGCGCTCTGTACAATATTTCTCTCGGTTCTACTGCTGGTACCTCCATCGTGCCCAGCACAGCCAAAATGGTATCAACCTCCAGGCGATATCGAATCAGTTCGAGGTAACCCGCAAGATTCTACGAATCGGTACCTTCATCGAGAAGTTCAACGCTGCCTCCACTGCCTACAGCAGGAACAGTACAGACACGCTGCTGCGATATCTTACTGTTGCCCATCACATCGGATATGGCGGTTACCTCGCTCTCGATAACATCCTTGCTATCGATGCTGCGGGGGTTCGGAAGCTGGCTACCGCTaaaaagctgaagaagcttgCATACCGGTCTTGGATGGCGGGCCTGATCTGTAGCATTGTGGCTGGCATCTATTCTCTGTGCAAgctccagaagaagaaggatatggAGGGCACTTCAGAGGCAAAGCGGACACAGAA GGCACGATATAATACATCCGCCCAGCTAGTGGCCAACCTGTGTGACTTGACTCTACCCATTTCGGTGCTGGGATACGCAGCCCTTGGAGACGGAGTGGTTGGAATGGCTGGCACAATCAGCAGCTTGATAGGAGCGTGGTTCCAATGGCGAAAAACTGCGATGGTAGAGTCTCAATCATGGAGTTGA